Proteins from a genomic interval of Lemur catta isolate mLemCat1 chromosome 17, mLemCat1.pri, whole genome shotgun sequence:
- the LOC123622264 gene encoding LOW QUALITY PROTEIN: osteoclast stimulatory transmembrane protein (The sequence of the model RefSeq protein was modified relative to this genomic sequence to represent the inferred CDS: inserted 1 base in 1 codon; deleted 2 bases in 1 codon; substituted 2 bases at 2 genomic stop codons), giving the protein MGLWGRGSGQTPTCPHPPDRGPPNFLVCRWRFRHLGLCKALAPLQAAWDDFSQPVPTSCGQLLTQLLLCASLAAAAAGLTHHWLVSSLLCPPGPSAMVATVCGLMVFLGLGLVPPVRCLFALSVPTLGTEQGRRLLLSYSAATLAIAVVPNILANVGAAGQVLRCVTEGSLESVLNTTHQLHEASKALGPTGQAGSRGLTFEAQGNGSAFRLHMLGVTQQILEDFSGLESLARAAALGMQRVVTGLFMLGLLAESAWYLHRYLTDLGFDNIYATQQLARQLAQAQATHLVAPPPAWLLQAARLRLSQEELLSCLLRLGLLTLLLVAMAVMVATDHVAFLLAQAAVDWAQKLPTVPITLTVKYDAAYTVLGFIPFLFNQPPPQSPFLSARRSSQWELRLTAAGCPLLPARRPRAAAPLAAGALQLLACATVLLDTYARRLRHAIAASFFAAQEARRVCHLHARLQRSYDRHRGQQLXLGAPSXLPTPGSAPGPAGVDRPTARWTPGRTRSSGEEGKELWSCTDPSCKLGPSASPPCVTLGRSLHLSEPQFLHLRNDCIITIDGTXFPHGDMVRME; this is encoded by the exons ATGGGTTtgtggggcaggggcagtgggcagacacccacctgcccccaccctcctgaTAGAGGACCCCCCAATTTCCTTGTGTGCAGGTGGAGGTTCCGGCACTTGGGGCTCTGTAAGGCCCTTGCCCCACTGCAGGCTGCCTGGGATGACTTctcccagcctgtccccaccAGCTGTGGCCAGCTGCTGACCCAGCTCCTCCTGTGTGCttctctggctgctgctgccgCGGGTCTGACCCATCACTGGCTGGTGTCCTCGCTTCTTTGTCCTCCGGGACCCTCGGCCATGGTGGCCACTGTCTGTGGCCTCATGGTCTTCCTGGGCCTGGGACTGGTGCCCCCAGTCCGCTGCCTGTTTGCGCTCAGCGTGCCCaccctgggcacagagcagggccgCCGGCTGCTCCTGTCCTATAGTGCTGCCACCCTGGCCATTGCCGTGGTGCCAAACATCCTGGCCAACGTGGGTGCAGCTGGGCAGGTGCTGAGGTGTGTCACAGAGGGCTCCCTGGAGAGTGTGCTCAACACCACTCACCAACTGCACGAGGCATCCAAGGCTCTGGGCCCCACAGGCCAAGCGGGCAGCCGGGGCCTGACCTTCGAGGCCCAGGGCAATGGCTCTGCCTTCCGGCTGCACATGCTTGGGGTCACTCAGCAGATCCTGGAGGATTTCTCTGGCCTGGAGTCTCTGGCCCGGGCAGCAGCACTGGGGATGCAGCGGGTGGTGACAGGGCTCTTCATGCTGGGCCTCCTGGCGGAGTCGGCCTGGTACCTCCATCGTTATCTGACTGACCTGGGATTCGACAATATCTACGCCACACAGCAGCTGGCACGGCAGCTGGCACAGGCCCAGGCCACACACCTGGTGGCTCCTCCGCCTGCATGGCTGCTCCAGGCGGCCCGGTTGAGGCTGTCACAGGAGGAGCTGCTGAGCTGTCTCCTAAGGCTGGGGCTGCTCACCCTGCTCCTGGTAGCAATGGCTGTGATGGTGGCCACAGACCACGTGGCCTTCCTCCTGGCACAGGCAGCTGTGGACTGGGCTCAGAAGCTGCCCACTGTGCCCATCACGCTCACGGTCAAGTATGAC GCGGCATACACCGTGCTGGGCTTCATCCCCTTCCTCTTCAACCAGCCGCCCCCGCAGAGCCCCTTCCTGTCCGCCCGGCGCTCCTCCCAGTGGGAGCTGCGCCTCACCGCGGCCGGCTGCCCGCTGCTGCCCGCCCGGCGCCCCCGCGCCGCCGCGCCCCTGGCCGCCGGGGCCCTGCAGCTCCTGGCGTGCGCCACGGTGCTCCTGGACACCTACGCCCGCCGCCTGCGACACGCCATCGCCGCCTCCTTCTTCGCCGCCCAGGAGGCAAGGAGGGTCTGCCACCTGCACGCCCGGCTCCAGAGAAGCTACGACAGGCACCGAGGCCAGCAGCTGTAGCTGGGGGCTCCTT CGCTCCCGACACCCGGGTCTGCCCCAGGCCCGGCAGGGGTAGACAGGCCAACTGCACGCTGGACGCCTGGCAGGACCCGGagcagcggggaggaggggaaagagctTTGGAGTTGCACAGACCCAAGTTGTAAGCTTGGCCCTTCTGCTTCT CCTccgtgtgtgaccttgggtaggtcacttcacctctctgagcctcagtttctacatctgcgTAATGACTGCATAATTACAATTGATGGGACCTAATTTCCACATGGGGATATGGTAAGGATGGAATGA